One Sediminispirochaeta bajacaliforniensis DSM 16054 DNA segment encodes these proteins:
- the tnpA gene encoding IS66 family insertion sequence element accessory protein TnpA has translation MKTTESDKELHKQMWKESGLSKAAYARESGLNTQTFYSWFYTEELKREKNQNTFVEIVTKNDAQDK, from the coding sequence AACTACAGAATCGGATAAAGAACTGCACAAACAAATGTGGAAAGAAAGCGGATTGAGTAAAGCGGCCTATGCCAGAGAAAGTGGTCTGAACACCCAAACCTTCTACAGCTGGTTCTATACCGAAGAGCTAAAGAGAGAAAAAAATCAAAACACATTTGTTGAAATTGTCACTAAGAACGATGCCCAAGATAAGGA